From Microbacterium rhizosphaerae:
GGCGGCGCTTCGTGCGCGGGCGGTTCCCCTTCGGGTTCGGCCGGATCCGGACGTCGGCCTCGTCGTACTCGTCGTCGTCCTCGTCGTCGTCGGGCTCGAGCCAGCTCATCGCATAACCGGATCCAGAAGGTGCACGCGTCAGGACGCCATGTCCTGCACAGGGGCGGTGTCTCGGCTGGTGCCGTCGAGCATCCCGGCCCAGAGCTCAGGGAACTCGGGCATCGTCTTGGCCGTCGTGCCGATGTCGTCGACCTCCACGCCGGGCACCGCGAGCCCGATGAGTGCGCCCGTGGTCGCCATCCGGTGGTCGTGGAAGGCGCGCCACAGCCCGCCGTGGAGCGGGCGCGGAACGATCCGCAGGCCGTCGTCGAGCTCGTGGATCTCGCCGCCGAGTGCCCGCAGATCCGCTGCCAGTGCCGCGAGGCGGTCGGTCTCATGCCCGCGGAGGTGGCCGATGCCGTGGAGTGTGGAGGGGCCGTCGGCGAACGCCGCCAATCCGACGATCGTCGGAGTCAGCTCGCCGACCGCCGACAGATCGATCTCGACGGCCTGGATGCGCTCGCCGGCGGTGACGGTGAGGGCCCCGCCGCGGCGGACCGCCCGCGCGCCCATGAGTCCCAGGATGTCCGGCAGGAGTGCGCCGGGCTGGGTGGAGTGGAGCGGCCAGCCGGTGACCGACACCGCACCGCCGACGATCATCGCGGCGGCGAGGAACGGCGCCGCGTTGGACAGGTCCGGCTCGATGGCGACGTCCTTGCCGCGCACCGCGCTCGCCGGCACGACCCACTCGCCTGGCGCGGGGCGCTCGACGTGCACGCCGCGGTGCGCGAGCGTCTCGACCGTCATGTCGATGTGCGGGATGCTGGGCAGCCGCTCGCCGCCGTGGATCAGGTGCAGTCCGACGTCGAACCGCGGTGCCGCCAGCAGCAGACCGGACACGAACTGGCTCGACGCGCTCGCATCGATGACGACCTCGCCGCCGCGCACGTGACCGTGGCCGCGCACGGTGAAGGGCAGCGCCCAATGGCCGCCGTCGTCGATGTCGACGCCGATGTCGCGAAGCGCCTTGATCATCTCGCCCATCGGGCGGTGGAGGGCGCTCTCGTGCGCCGTCAGCGTGACCTCGCCGTGCGCGAATCCCAGGATGGGAGCGATGAACCGCATGACCGTGCCGGCTTGCCCGCAGTCGATCGTCGTGCCCGCCGTCAGCGGCCAGATCGGGTTGACGATGAGGTCGTCGCCGAACGGGCCCCGACCAACGGTCGGTCGGATGTCGGCGCCGAGCGCACGCAGCGCCTCGACCATGCGCGCCGAGTCGTCGGAGTGCAGCGGGGCCGTCAGGCGGCTCGGCGCGTCGGCGATCGCGGCGAGGAGCAGCTCGCGATTCGTGAGCGACTTCGAGCCCGGCACGGTGACCGTCGAGCGGAGCGGACCGCCCGCGGCCGGCGCCGGCCAGGGGCGCGCCGAGCGCGGCACGGGCGCATCAGTGGGAGCCGAGGCATCCGTCTCGGCGTGATCGGGGGAATACCGCGCTTGCGTCATCGGTTTCTACCCTACTGAAGAGGTCACCCACCAGCCGCGAAGGAGAGCCGTGATCGTCACTCTCGAGCGCCCTGCGCACCTCACCGGAGACTCATCGGCCGGGAGCGCCCTCGCCGTAGACTGGCGCGTGATGAACGATCAGGCAGATGCCCTCGTGGATGCTCGCGCGCAGTTCGAGGAGCAGGCGATCCCGTACATGGACCAGCTATACGCGGCCGCCATGCGCATGACGCGCAATCCCGCCGACGCGTCGGATCTCGTGCAGGAGACCTTCGTGAAGGCCTTCGCGTCGTGGAAGACGTTCACGCAGGGCACGAACCTCAAGGCCTGGCTGTACCGCATTCTCACCAACACCTACATCAACACGTATCGCAAGAAGCAGCGCGAGCCCTATCAGGGCACCATCGACGACCTCGAGGACTGGCAGCTCGGGGGAGCGGAATCGACCACGGCGACGAGCACGCGCTCGGCCGAGGCGGAGGCGATCGACCGGATGCCCGCATCCGCCGTGAAGGATGCCTTGCAGGCGATTCCGGAGGATTTCCGGCTGGCGGTGTACCTCGCGGATGTCGAGGGCTTCGCCTACCAGGAGATCGCCGACATCATGAAGACGCCCATCGGCACGGTCATGAGCCGTCTGCATCGTGGCAGGCGAATGCTCCGGGACCTGCTGGCGGACTATGCACGGGAGCGCGGCATCGACACCGCGGCGACCGTGAAGTCCGGGGGCACGAAGTCAACGAGGAGTGCGAAATGACCGACTGCGGTTGCGAGAAGGCGCAGAGGGACCTCGAGGAGTACCTGCGGAACGAGGTCTGCACGACCACGCGTTCGGACATCGAGGAGCATCTCGCCCATTGCACGGGATGCCAGGACGAGGCTCACGTGGCCCGCACCCTGACGGAGGCGGTCGCGCGGGCGTGCGTCGAGTACGCGCCGGACGAGCTGCGCGAGCAGGTGCTGGCGACGATCCGCGCGGCGGACTCCGCGGCGGTCTGAGCCTCACGCGCGCACGAACAGGCGCAGAGCGCTCGGCACGACGTCGACGAGCAGCGGAAGCTCTCCGATGGGGTCCCCGTCGGCGTAGGCGGTGACGCCGGGGGAGTCGAGGCGGATCGAGCGGACCCGCCGCGTCGAGACCTCGTCGAGCGAGGTGTGCGT
This genomic window contains:
- the aroA gene encoding 3-phosphoshikimate 1-carboxyvinyltransferase, yielding MTQARYSPDHAETDASAPTDAPVPRSARPWPAPAAGGPLRSTVTVPGSKSLTNRELLLAAIADAPSRLTAPLHSDDSARMVEALRALGADIRPTVGRGPFGDDLIVNPIWPLTAGTTIDCGQAGTVMRFIAPILGFAHGEVTLTAHESALHRPMGEMIKALRDIGVDIDDGGHWALPFTVRGHGHVRGGEVVIDASASSQFVSGLLLAAPRFDVGLHLIHGGERLPSIPHIDMTVETLAHRGVHVERPAPGEWVVPASAVRGKDVAIEPDLSNAAPFLAAAMIVGGAVSVTGWPLHSTQPGALLPDILGLMGARAVRRGGALTVTAGERIQAVEIDLSAVGELTPTIVGLAAFADGPSTLHGIGHLRGHETDRLAALAADLRALGGEIHELDDGLRIVPRPLHGGLWRAFHDHRMATTGALIGLAVPGVEVDDIGTTAKTMPEFPELWAGMLDGTSRDTAPVQDMAS
- a CDS encoding sigma-70 family RNA polymerase sigma factor; translated protein: MNDQADALVDARAQFEEQAIPYMDQLYAAAMRMTRNPADASDLVQETFVKAFASWKTFTQGTNLKAWLYRILTNTYINTYRKKQREPYQGTIDDLEDWQLGGAESTTATSTRSAEAEAIDRMPASAVKDALQAIPEDFRLAVYLADVEGFAYQEIADIMKTPIGTVMSRLHRGRRMLRDLLADYARERGIDTAATVKSGGTKSTRSAK
- a CDS encoding anti-sigma factor family protein, with amino-acid sequence MTDCGCEKAQRDLEEYLRNEVCTTTRSDIEEHLAHCTGCQDEAHVARTLTEAVARACVEYAPDELREQVLATIRAADSAAV